TTTATATATCAGCATGTATATTATTCTGAATCTAAACAAACTCATGTTAGTTTTTATGGGAAGAATGAGGGTAGATTGTCCCTCCCAATATTTCATGTTTGTGTACCTGTCCTCATAAGAGACTGCTGGCTTGCGTGTCTGAACTCACAGATTATCTGTAAACTTGGAAAATGTTCTGGTTTAGACATATAACTTGTGGATCCCTGTGCTGCCTTTGACGTATGACTGCCATCTCCACATTATCCGGAAAAGGGACATCATTCTGATTTCTATTTAGGTTTCTGATTTATCTGAGATGCTTTTCCAGTACCACCCATTCGAACGGACTTTTCTTAGTTTTGAGGCTTCTGGGAGTTATTTTAAATCAAATTGTGTTAGTTTTTGTGCTCTTTGTCATCTTCCGTGATGTCCCCATGCTGAAGTTGCTTGGATCTTCAGCCTCAAGGAACAGATGCTCCCCAGCACATGTGGTCTTTCCCCAAAAATCACAGTTTTGAGAGGGCCTTCTTAGTGCTTGCTGGTGTGGTTCCATTACAGTTCACTCAAGGCATGTCTCTTGAAGAAAGGTCATTGTGTCAAATGTTTGCCAGGGCTTAATGCAATTAAACACTTCTTCCCAAAACCCTCGTCTCATCCACTGCCCACTGAGACTCCAGCGCTCTATCTGCTTAGGTGACGCTGCACATGGAGCCTGTTTTGCTTCCAAACATTCTACTTCGGAGATCTTTGAAATGGAGCCCTGCCTTCAGTTGAGTCAGTTGGCCTACCTTGGCCAGCTCTGACTGATGGTGGCTCTCcagctctcaggcaggggtatttccCAATGccagccagggattgaaccctctgcatgcaaagtatgtgcTCTGTCACAGAATTGTGCCTCCCTCTGAGTCAGGATGCTGGGATCCCGAGCTTGATTGAAAGCAGAGTGTTATAGTATAAATCCTTCACTCTCAAAATCCATAATCCTCTGTTCCCCACAGAGTGCTTCAGGATTACAGCTTTGTAAATGCTATTTCTGGTCTGGTGTTTGCAATGTGCAAGAGTATTCGGGTCGGAGGCAAGCAAGCGAGATAATGTTTGCATTCATGCTACAGAAGTCGCATGTGCTATATCTGTGTTTACAGCTGTTAAGGCCTTGATATGAATGAGAACTGCTGAATCATCAGGAAATTACAATTAGGCTGAGATGACAGAATCCTCCATGACACTGAAAGGCAGCTGCCAAAGGGCATGTCCGTTAAAATGGCAAGAAATGTTAAGGTTGTGAACATGTAACATTCTCAGAATAGTGTATAAAACTTATTTTCGTTAAAATCTGCAATTCATTTTCCACACAGCATCAGCTCGTACCTGGAGTTCAGAACTGCATTTATACCatgtaacaatttaaaacaaacctCAGCTTATGTGACTTTATGGTCTCTAGTTACAACCCGATGATACCTTTTTGACTTTAATAGTAAGGGTCTGTTCAGACAGAGGGAGGCGGATCCTGCCACTCTCTCTCTGTTCAGCGAAGTTTGAATCCGTCTTCCAGCCTAACGGGCCTTTCTCCAATTTAAGTGggtcttccattggaggaaggctttggaccaggggtgtcaaacataaggcctgcgggccggatctggcccttcaagagctcttattcggcccacaagccagccaccccctccgttcaatctgggctggcgaggcatggctcgacccccaccaaatgacatttatgtcatatccggccctcgtaacaaatgagtttgacacttcTGCTTTATATTTTTCAGAAGACAGTGGCCGGATTCATCTGTGTGGCAAGCCCAGGGGCAAACTATGGTTATGGATCCTGAAGGCACTTCTGAATGGCTGGCACAATCCCTGCTCACTCACTCTCCTTTCCTCCCTGTTGCATGTAGCAAGATAAGTGGTTGTGCTTTCATGGCGAGCCACGGTTCACCATTACATCTGAACTGGGAAACCAGGATTCCAAATAGCTGTCCCctgtttggaatcctggtttgcaggGTAAACATGCAGACGAGAAAGCAGTGATTTTCACAATGGCAAAcctaccggctggatattaggaagaatttttttacagtaagagttgttcgacagtgggatcagctacctcgggagatggtgagctccccctcactggcggtctttaagcagaggctggacaaacacttgtcagggatgctctaggctgattgtgcattaagcagggggttggactagatggcctgtatggtctcttccaactctatgattctaaaccatGGCTTACCTTGGAAGCAGAAGTAACCAGTCATCTCGCAATAGGAAACAGATGTTGGTCAAGTGAACCTGAAGGCGCTTCAAGATTCACTCACATCGGGTTGGACCCAACTGAGAATATCTGTAGCTGCAGCCATCTATCAAGATGGGGTTTTGGTTTATTAACCCTCATCCAGACCATTATTGACTGAAGACACCTGTTTGGGACATCCACATTCATACCTGGATCAGCTGAAAAAGAGGACAGCTGAGTCTTGTCTGCATACTGGTGATGTTTCACCTTGAATCCCTGGATGGCCTCTCCAAATGATTTCGTCCCGACATTTAACAGGGGACCAAATAGAGCCTGGGGTACATCATAGCATAAATGCCACATTCCAGAGCCATAGTTTGCAGTACTATCTTCAGGAAATAACCTTCTAGGGAGGAGCAGAACCTCTGGAGTGCAATGTCGCCAACTCCCAATCCTGCTACACCATCCAGAAGGAAGCCTTGGTTGATAGAATCTCAAGTAGCAGAGAGGTACAAAGGAATCTACAGGGTCACACTCTGTCACTTTCTCCCAATGAATGTTGTCCAACAGGGCAACCTGATACTGGGACAGAAGGCGGATTGAAATGGATATAGGAAATTCCACAACTGGAAGCCCAATAAATTCCGTTCTATGCCCGAGGAGCTTATGAGCAAGGTTGCTCTAATATAACTTACAGATATCTAAAACTGCATTATTTTGTTGAGGGCTGTGGCAGGCATGTTGTCAAAACTCAAAAGGTTGAGTTGGCTTCATAATGGAGCGTGACTACTGAGTGAGCTCTCATGCTCTGATAACCTGTATATAATTTTCTGCAATCCTGTGTACTTATATCTGTgcctgttggtttgtttttttgcttactGAATTAAATACTAATGTGATAACCAGCAAATGTATTTAGAATTATATCCACTTTGCAGTCTTTGTCCTCATAGCTGGAATATGACTTGTAAGTTCCTTCAGATCTTATCTCTGCCTATACAGTGTTCCTAGGCAAGTGCGTGCTATCTGATACGCTCTTTTCACAGACCAGTGGATAGGAAGAATGCACATAGTCACAGAACGGCATCAGCAACTTTTCGGACTGTGTCTGCAGTGTCAGCTCACTAAAGAAACAAACACAGCTAGTCAAACTCGTTCTTCAGTTAGGCTAAGTTTTTGTTAGGGAAAGTGTTGTTTGTCTTAACTTGAATCCCATGCTGTCCACCAGAGGGATCAGGGTAGCACAGATCATTAAAGGACGATAGAAAACAATAAGtacacattaaaataactttttgaAATGGTTTCccttgggtagccgtgttggtcagcagtagaagagcaagatatgagaccagtagcaccttaatgactgatgagatttccagagtataagctttccagatcaaagttccctttgtaccaaaggaagctttgactcttgaaagcttgtaccctggaaatcttgttggtctttaaggtgctactggacttgtatTTTAAAACTGATAGTTTGGTTAAGCAAAGACATCTTTAACGGGCACCAAAAacccagcccagtgtggtctgaATTTCTGTGGGAAATATTTTCATCTTGTTTCAGCAATCTTGCCCCAATTCTGTAAGGTAGGCAACTATTATTGGGGTACCAAGGAAGTAAGAGTGGGCTATCTAAATTGGGTTAGTGGCTGGGGATTTCCAGTTCTTATGCTTAAACCTCTGCAATATATCTGATGCTATGGTGCGATATCTGCTCTTCATCGCTCAGCCTGGAAAACAAGTTTGAGGAATGTATCATAggtggtttatgcatgggagttttacctgaggttcgttgctcattttcctgttgggaatctatgcaccagcagtttccaagctcaaatcaagaagcatttgagtccctgccccctgaaatgctgctttgtaattggctgtagtgcttactgtgagagaaaagctccccacccccgaaacccaattgctgcattaaaaagcattaaaaaacgGAGTTCtctaaaaggaacggggggggggcacttacTGTACTATGATCTTATAAAATACTTCAAAAAAACTGACTTTGAAACATCTTTCTCTCTTGCAGTCCTTTCAGGGAAGCCAGGGGCGAGCCTACCTCTTTAATTCAGTGTAAGTATTATTGCAAATATTTTTTCCCTGTAGAGCATCTTTTAACAGACTGTCCAGACGGGCTGAACAGTCCTGAATGTCTGACCAGTTTAAGCTTTTAAAATACTATTTATGTGCCAATTGAGCAACTTATAGTGCAACAGTACTACTTACGTGTTAGGCTGGCCCCCTTTTTATCCAGAATAACTTGGAATAAATGTACTTACCCAGTTTCTAGTCCTTTTCTGTTGGATTTTAAGACACCTTTGGCCTGTCTGGCTCAAATCTACAGActctgagttggatccagccagctttttttttgctcagtcttTCCCAAATCCCTTCCTAACTATAGCCTATACTCCACATGATCCCCAgtcatagcccccccccctttggcagtCAGAAGGGACccccacttcctttttttttcaccagcagaaatgcTGGTTGCTTCCAATCCTTTCTGtcttgcctccctccctctccaaatgcAGCCCACTAATTTCCACGAAAGGCCATTCCTGGGGGGATGGCGGTCCCACTTTAGGCTGGATCCAACGTGTATTTTGAGTTGAAGCAAATGGTGCACCTGCCGTGTATAGAAAAGTGGGATCATAATGGCTCTGTCTTATCATCCTAATGCATTGTGTGAACAGCCAGCTCTTTGCACCTTCTACATCCAGCCATGTGATGTGACCAGAAAGGACTTGGCATCACAGGTCACTCAGAGGCACCAAGCTCAAAAAAATATGAACTCTCCAGGGCAGAATTATCTGAGCCAACTGGGAATCTGGCAGCTGAAGGATTCAAGAACTGTGTCTCAGGCTGACTCCGACATGCCATCGTACTAATCTAGAGATACTGCTGTTTACACCTCTGTAATGAGCAACTGAGGAAAGAGGCTACATTGTTTGCAATTGAGATAAGGCTTATCCCTCCAGAAGACTCTGATTCCATTGGCTGAAGTTCTCCACTCAGACCCTGTGGACTTTCAGTACTTCTAAAAGTCACCAGCGGAGATAGATGGGCAAATTCCAACTTGATATTTCTTAAACCAAAGACAGAAGGTCGATATGGAATGCAGCAGCAAGGTGACTACCTTCTCTGTAACTGTCATACTGTGGATAGTCCAGTAGTGAATGCTTCACAAGGCATGAAGTATTCACTTTGGCCCCAGTGGACAAGAGAGAAAGTTAGACATCCCCGGCTAGAGGATCTGCTTTTTCCTGCTTTAGCTGTATGGAATTCATGCCATCATTGGTCATTATCAGTTCTTTTAATGGGAAGAAATGCCCTCTTGCCTATATATGATTCCAGAATGCAATTATCTAAGCTCCTGCCGGCTGAAGTTATTAGGTTGTTAATGCAGCCAGTAAATATTGCTACATATGTAATAGACTCCACCGGTTTAACCACACCTGTAATATTGTTTGGAAGGCATGCATGATTTAGACCTTCTGTGCTTCCATCTGAAATGAAAATGGAAATTTTTTCTCTCTGAGAACACACCTCCGAAACAGGTGACACTCTAGAGAAAACCTGAACTCGACCACATGTTCTTCAAGAGTCTCATCCAGATCAAAGAAGTCCAAGACTTCCTCAACAGTCTCAACAATGCAGATACGCAGAGGTTATTCCTATGGAAAAATTCTTGTAGCGATATGGTCAGAACAAATGCAGGTACCAGGAATCCAAAAGGAAACCCTCGCCCCACTTTTCCCCTAGGGATTTTCCCATCTAATATGGCAGTAGGCTGTCCACATACTAGCATAGTTGGCCATTCATTGCCTGAGAATAGTAGGTGCTTTTTTCCTCACTGGACCGTGTAATAAGAACCAATCTATCTTCCTCCATCTCATCCAGCTGGCAGTGTTGACACCTGCCCATTTCAGGCTCTCTGGCAGAGGTGCATGGACTCTTACAAAATTAATCTTTCAGAATCCACATGTGTGTTTCATTTTGAGACTGTAGACAGgaaagaacacacatgaacacatgaagctgccttatactggatcagacccttgagggtccatccaagtcagtattgtctattcagaacagcagcggctctccaaggtctcaggcaggggtctttcacatcacctacctgcctagtcccttcaactggcaatgtcggggattgaacctgggatcttctgcatgccaagcagatgctctaccactgagccacaggcctgcCCCCaagaaaaagagttagtttttatactattttctctacctttaagtagtctcaaattggcttacaatccccccttcctctcccctcaacagacaccttgtgaggtaggtggggctgagagagttcggagagaactgactggTAACTTTAGTTCCACCAATCTCATGGAAGGTAGATTTGATGCCCTTTTGCCGTGATGGGTAGTTTGGTTTAAATGGCGCAACaggttggtttaggtttaggggaagggaaggaaaaacctCTTATCTTTAAAAATAGCTTTCTAGAATGGCTTGAGGactgtttgcgggggggggggaatcgtgaCAGAATTGTTCGAGTGAATTTGCATTTACTTTAGCACAAAGTTGGGTGTTAACAGAAAAACAAATCCTTTGCAATTATTGATTGCTTCCCTACACTCTCTGTCTCTCACAGGGTGAATGTGGGCTGTGGTCCCGCAGAAGAGAGAGTTCTTCTGACAGGCTTGCATGCAGTAGCAGATATTTATTGTGAAAACTGCAAAACCACTCTTGGGTGGAAATACGTAAGCAATATGcaattcttattttatttttttaggtggggGGACATATACATGTATAACTGCTTGGTTCTGTCTGTTTATTGGATAACGGATAGGTACGAAATGTTGGAAATATCTGGTTCTTTCCGTGATCCCATCTCATCTTGCAAGGTTGGGGAGCAGACACCAAAGAAAACTCCACCTTGTCTGGCTATGATTCAGATCCCTGCCAGATCCATCTCTCGTCAAGGCAACCCAACCGCTTCCAGGCATTTAAATGGATTTTATCTCCTTGCCCTATCCTCTCTCTGCTTTTATCCTGGTTTCTGCCGCTTACTGTTTTAAAATGCTGATGATAGATTTTCCTGCTGCTGTTTTGTTGAGCTATTGCAGGTTTAAAGGATATAAATTGGTATGATTATAGGATGCGGGCCACCTCCGacagaaagagattgagagagagagcaagataaaaatcttttaaataaaattttaaaatcccaTCACAATCGGCTCCATCAAGGTGTGAAGAGTTCATCTCCCATTGTGTGTTTGTTGTCAGTTCTGACATCTTGCTCATCCTTAACTGATTAGAATATCCCTTAAGAGATGGGACCAGGAGGTGGAAGCCCAGTCTGGGCTCATCAAGGAAGGTTCTCTTGCCCTTCTAGTTTCCCCAGCTCTTTATTTATTTCAGGCATAGTATGTACCTGCCCGGAAACTTGTCCCAGTTCAGCTTTAACAATaatttatttctgtttctgtattttattacatttatatcctgcctttcttccaccagGGAGCTCAAGGGGCTCCCCGCTCCCCCATCTAAGCTCTGACGAGAGCTGGACCTGCTTAGTTTCATGTGCTTCCCCTGTGTGTTCCCGCATCATTGTTCCAAAGCCCGTtgtgtttgatttttgtcttgtTTTGGGTTGGAATACAAACCAAAACAGAAACTCAAAGGAGAATCCACCAGTTTTAAAAGCCCATGAAGTAATTTCAGTTGAGTCAAACAATGGAAGCCTTTTCGTTACTCGTTGTGCGCTGATTTCAAGAAGGTCAAGGCGTGTGCAGGGGCGCCTTGGGAGTTTTCTTTTGCCTCGTGTCTGCCCATGAACCACGGGAAAGGAGGgctgcctgcacagaggacccaTCTGCCCCGACAGGGAAGGATCGTGTGGATGGAGGCTGCATGGATAGTCACGTGGACTTCATGTTGTGTGAAATCATCTCGCCACCCATAGGGCAACTTTTGCCCTGTTGCAAACAGGAACATGTTATTTGCAACTTTTCTGTTCCTTAAAATGTTCAGCTTGGCAATTATTCATCGGTGTTTTATACATTAACGGATTTTAACCttcttttaaaaagggtttttttgggtttttttttaagaagagtaCATGCGCATCACTTTAATTATACTGTTCATGTGGCCAATTCAaccctgaacagtgtcacactgagaCCAAATTTTCTTTAAAGGAACTATCTACcttatatactcgtgtataagccgacccgcatataagccgaggtgcctaatttcacccccaaaatggggaaaaattaggcacccgcgtataagccgagggtcggcttatacaacgcccctgccccgggtcgccctcccgcccggcctcccgggccctccagaccgaccccagtgccaccccctcccgggccctccagacccaccagtgccaccccgaccccagcgccaccctaggtggggagggggaagagcccctgaaccccctacttaccgggagaggtgggaggaggaggcccgctgatcagctggaggcggcacgGGAGCCCTCCCAGTGCTCGAGCCgctggcggcggggccctgcctgtgcgcaggcaggccccgctggccgcttccaggccgcccagaggGCGCGTGGGCCGGCAGCAGGGGcagcggcggggccctgcctgtgagcaggcaggcccctctggccgcttccaggccacaCAGAAGGCATGCGGGCcagcagcggcggtaagttcctcttccctccctcccccctccctccctcccccctccctcccccctaccgtattgacccgcgtataagccgagtttggttttttcagccctttttttaggctgaaaaactcggcttatacgcgagtatatacggtaaataacccataaggaaattagtgttttttaatcttaattgactgggtaATAAATTTGGCGACTGCcgatgtagtattaaaatccacccctgctaaaagaaccctcagattatccagttcagAGACAGGTTCccaaataaaaggctttatccatctgtctctagcctatttgagcaagtcacagctaaacaaggaatgctgaagagtgtctatttggccagtactgcattgacatactctctcacagtacggtaccctatttaaatgacctattaactcccctgatgggatggtgttaagtctagccaacataaataatcatctgtaTTGCGGGATTAGCAGAAAATCAGagtacattgggagggattgcggcaagtttagatctaggtatagaggtgagtaCACCCTACGTACTCTTATTGTAGCacttccagaatccagtttttgcaagcagctcaggatggAAGAAAGAGCTGCCAATGACCTGTGCCCTTTTAGGTCAGAAAGATTCCTAAAGACTGAATACGACATTCACCATCACTTAGATGGTGCTTCTTTGGCAGCTTTGGGTGAAACGGCCCACAGGGGCCCTCTTGGCTCTTTGAGAAGGGGGTAGAACTCCAAGAGCCGCATAACGTCTTTGCATCTGCGAGGGGAAAAAAActgaaatgggaaaaaaagagagaataatTTGCTCGTTTTGTAGCTATTTTAAAGAGTGCCTTTGGCTTGGTTCATTCATGCAGGGAAACGAGGTGATAGAATGGACAACGCGGTTAGACTGTCGGGGGGGCAGACTCTAGTTCTGAATGCTCCTTAGCATTGAAAATAAAGCCCCGGGCAAAACTCACATAACCGAGAAGAAAAAGGCCCTCCTCCTGTCTCTTCGCCCActgtgctgtttttctgtttttaacagGGAAGAGTGTTTAAAACATGGTCCTCCTCTTGCTGTTTTAAGTGGCAGAATTCATCCCATCACCTGCATGTCTAAACGAATGTAGCCTTGAATGGGTACGGTGGGCCGTCAACAGCTGATCCGTGTGGCCGGGAAGGGCTGGAGCGCATATCTTTCATTTGTGGGGTGATGATGCAGCGCCAGAAGTGTTGAGTTAAAACGCTAACCTCTGCCAGATGAGTTTTTGATTTGGAAAGGGGTGGATAACGCCGTCTCGCCTTCTGTTTTCTTGTTCAGGAACACGCATTTGAGAGCAGTCAGAAGTACAAAGAAGGAAAATTCATCATTGAACTCGCCCACATGATCAAAGACAACGGCTGGGAGTAAAATTGGAATATTCTCATTCTTTGTGGACAATCTGTGGAACGTGCTTTATAAAGACTAATGCAAACAAACGATAAAAAAAGGATTTTGGTTGAGGTGGCTGAGAAAATCACTGAATTTTTGAAACCTCCAAAATAAGTAGTGTAATTtgtggctccccccctttccaggcCATGTTTTTGCCTTCTCTTCTTTGTGTAAGTTCCCCTCTTTTGTATATGTATTCCTGTGTGAACAATTTTGGAGAAACTTTTTTCTAAGCTCCTAACTCCTAGAGGAATAGTCCCTTAAAGGCACATTAGTTTGACTGGCTGGCATCTATCTTTCGACCTCTGCCTTTGAACACTCCTTTCCACTGTGCATGCTTTCTGTCCTCTCCTGTCCCTCAAATCTTGCCAGAGGCCTGAGCGGATGGGAGTGGCCTCTCTTTCCTTCATACGTAGCAATTTCCGAGGTCTTTTTGCAGTGCAAAGGATGCAACGTTGTAGTAGCCATTACCGCTTCGGATAATTGTGCAGCGACTGCAACCTGCAGAGATATTTTGGCTAGGCTGGGAAAGGCTCAGTCAGTTGTACTGACTGATGTAAgggaaggattttttaaaaacaaaacaaaacacacattggtttgtttttaaacaggCACGGAAAGGTTGGACAGTAACTCGCAAGGGTAACTAATACTGTAGAATATATGAAAACCTAAATCAATACATTCCTAAGAAAGTAAAGCTTTGGTCTGTTCAGGAAGAGTTTCTTGCAAAGTCTTCGAGATCAAAGGGCACAAATATATGCAGCTGTTGTTTTTAAGACGTGTTTTTGGTATTGTCCCTTTAGCGGGGGACTTGTACATCATTTTGAGGTTGTATGGCTGGTTCCATGTAGCTACCTAGTGTTAATGCACTGGACAAAGGGGTTGATATCAGCAAAGTGCTGCAGCGCTTGGGCACAAAACGTGTTTTTTGCGTGGCGAAATGGCCAGAGACTGCAGTTTGACGGCCGTTACCTGTGGGGGGGCTGGAAGTTGACAAGCAGGTAAGAAAGTGGCAGATCGACGTAATCTCTTCATAAAATAgaaaaaatagttttttaaagggggggaagcgGGGGGGTGTTTGATTTGCTGGCTGAATCATCCCCAAATACATTTTTTTGTAATAAACAGTTACGTGGAACAAACATCATCTTGTAATTTTTCCcagctgctgcttttttttttaaagcggggGGACTCAGTCAGACACTCCTGCAATGTGTGATTATGTGCACAAAGGTTCGCCAGAGGGAACTTGCAGGCATACAGgagattgattttttaaaaatgtgtgtgtttttttgcatcTTTGTTCTGAAATTTACGAGAAGAAAAATGTATGGGAGAACCTTTTACACTAACACTACATAACCGCCGCTAATAGCATGAATCACAAGAAagccttgccttggaaaccctgttCCTTCCTAATTTGTGGCGCTTTTCAGTGTTCTCTCCTTGCTGGCTGCTGCTAACATCCTCTGATGGGGCTTTCAAATCTCCATTGCACTTTACCTGTACCTTTCATGTAGGAGTCACCTTTCTCTACAaataagattccccccccccttttgtggcTGAGGAATTCtttcccaatttaaaaaaaaatatttgggaagTAATATGGTTACACTGTGATGCAAAAAGGATATTGAATATAcctatttaaatatatatgtatatatagttACCTCTTAGGCATTCAAATCCAAAGAGCCGTATCAGTGACTGCTAGATTCAAATTTTCGTTTTGCCGAATGACTTTTATTCTGGTGCTTTATTTAATGTGAACGAGTTTGGATCCGTGAATCTTCAGCACAGTACTTAATCGCAAGTTGCAAGTGCGCTGTGAGCAAGATTAGCCTTGATTTGCTTCTAAGATGCTTTCCTCCCCCAGTGACTGTAGTGCTACCAATCTAAGTGGACAGGAACATCTTTGAAGAGGAAGTACTTCCTAGCAAGAAGTCTTGACTCTATGGTAGCTGGTTTAGTCTTACCGTACCTTGTGCCATCACTGTTGGTCTTTTTGGTCTGTTTGAACTGTCAGCTATCAGCATGGGAATTGCTAAGGGCGCTGTGTGTCACGCAGGTCTGTGATGCTCGCAGGTATCTCTTGTGGTAGTTCCCTGGCAAAGTGTCAATAACTCAAGACATATATCACTTTTTTCACTTGTTTTGATTTGGAGGTTTagttttcttctcttccttctcttccctttATTGCTTACAGCTGAAAACAATAAGTAACTTGAATTCTCTTCCCTCTGGTACAGTAACCACTGCCAACAACTGAAGTACCAACGTTGTAAGCAGTAAACCATTTTGTGTTGGCTCCCGATGCTAGCTGTAACAAGCACCATCTTTGGAGGTGTTCCTAGATGTGTATCTCCTTCAGTAGCAAGGCTGTGATCAGTTGAAGAATTTCTCTTGCCTGTAAGAATCAGACGGCAAATTTGACAGGGGAAGGGGCCTGAGACAAAACAATGAAAGGGGGAAATCTTTGGAGAGTAGGTCAGCCTCTTTTTTATCAGTGCATTATTTGTATTCCAAGCATAAGTCACTCAAGGGTATACACCACTTTACGCACAAATGCATGCAATTGAAGCTGACGGCTTTTTTAAAGGTGGAAAAAACACCTGGGGGAAGATGTGATTGACACTGAGGGGGAGGGGTATTTATCTCTTTGCTGCCTCCAAATCACTCTCCTCCCCATGCCTCCCTTGCAAGGGCAAGCATGCATTTGAAACTCGGGGCGGGGGAGATGCTAGAAGTCTGTGTGACATAAAGAAAGGATAGAGCATCATCATCTTGCTACCGTTTCTCAACTCTCTGACTCCCCATCACCAAAGCTCTTTTTCAGTGTAAGGAAAGGGCTGTTGGGCATCAGCTGCATTTGTTTGCatggacccgggggggggggg
This window of the Euleptes europaea isolate rEulEur1 chromosome 13, rEulEur1.hap1, whole genome shotgun sequence genome carries:
- the YPEL1 gene encoding protein yippee-like 1 → MVKMTKSKTFQAYLPNCHRTYSCIHCRAHLANHDELISKSFQGSQGRAYLFNSVVNVGCGPAEERVLLTGLHAVADIYCENCKTTLGWKYEHAFESSQKYKEGKFIIELAHMIKDNGWE